A section of the Desulfuribacillus stibiiarsenatis genome encodes:
- a CDS encoding 7-carboxy-7-deazaguanine synthase QueE, which produces MTKFTNVVEVFSGIQGEGPIVGYRQIFIRFTGCQLNCQYCDTNFAIQEQALIEESPGRRNFLKVSNPLSDFDLYTFVKVLNEQLEHHSISLTGGEPLLHADFLQSFLPMVQPIGVQVYLETNGLLTEELQKVLPWIDVIGMDIKLESATQEVTQWEVHKEFLELAKDKNVFVKVVCSEKSTKDEIQRVARLVQAVGVDIPLILQPVTAFQSCHSPTPQQVIDFMDTALLTHKLVRVIPQTHVMLQQL; this is translated from the coding sequence TTGACAAAATTTACAAATGTCGTGGAAGTATTTTCAGGAATCCAGGGTGAAGGTCCTATTGTAGGTTACCGTCAGATTTTCATTCGCTTCACAGGCTGCCAGCTCAATTGCCAATATTGTGACACGAATTTTGCGATTCAAGAACAGGCTTTGATTGAAGAGAGCCCAGGACGACGTAATTTCCTAAAGGTATCCAATCCGTTATCCGATTTTGATCTATATACTTTTGTAAAGGTCTTAAATGAACAATTAGAGCATCACTCCATAAGTTTAACGGGCGGTGAACCTCTATTGCACGCAGATTTCTTGCAGTCATTTCTACCAATGGTGCAACCAATAGGGGTCCAAGTCTATCTAGAGACCAACGGGTTATTAACAGAAGAATTACAAAAGGTCCTTCCTTGGATTGATGTCATAGGTATGGATATAAAGCTCGAGAGTGCCACTCAAGAAGTAACACAGTGGGAAGTACATAAAGAATTTTTAGAATTAGCAAAAGACAAAAATGTGTTCGTAAAAGTAGTCTGTTCCGAAAAATCAACTAAAGACGAAATTCAAAGGGTGGCTCGTTTAGTACAAGCAGTTGGTGTTGATATTCCTTTGATTTTGCAGCCAGTGACTGCTTTTCAAAGCTGCCATTCACCAACACCTCAACAAGTGATTGATTTTATGGATACAGCATTACTGACGCATAAGTTAGTGAGAGTGATCCCGCAAACACATGTAATGTTACAGCAATTATAA
- a CDS encoding LysM peptidoglycan-binding domain-containing protein yields the protein MTKTIHETVSGGGIMEVPMQQTNLETDKAKLDAKGSRVLKYKDQGNSMRFIFLTMVLFGVVIALVMFQGQITTLFTQDTEYVANRVDVIEGQTIRLTQSVRDQQQAIHSFEVRFADNKNQTEQKFQELEQRILQIEKEMQGFHLAQVTSYKVRPGDTLWSITVRHYGTGKYMLPLAQYNNLSNPRHVVSGSILKIPPASYFSGLKK from the coding sequence ATGACGAAAACTATACATGAGACTGTATCGGGTGGTGGAATCATGGAAGTACCAATGCAACAGACGAATCTAGAAACAGATAAGGCGAAGCTAGATGCAAAGGGATCTAGAGTTTTAAAATATAAGGATCAGGGAAACAGCATGAGGTTTATATTTTTAACGATGGTATTGTTTGGAGTAGTAATTGCTTTAGTGATGTTTCAAGGCCAGATTACGACCTTATTCACTCAAGATACAGAATATGTAGCCAATCGTGTGGATGTAATTGAAGGGCAAACGATTCGATTAACTCAAAGTGTAAGAGACCAACAGCAAGCAATCCATAGTTTTGAAGTGCGATTTGCAGATAATAAGAATCAAACCGAGCAAAAATTTCAAGAGCTTGAACAGCGCATTCTTCAAATAGAAAAGGAAATGCAAGGCTTTCATCTAGCACAGGTAACTTCTTATAAAGTGAGACCTGGAGACACCCTATGGAGTATCACGGTGCGACATTATGGAACTGGGAAATATATGTTGCCGTTAGCTCAGTATAATAATCTGAGTAATCCACGACATGTTGTTTCTGGCTCAATATTGAAAATACCGCCAGCATCCTATTTTAGTGGGCTTAAAAAATAA
- a CDS encoding metallophosphoesterase, whose amino-acid sequence MAIYGISDLHLSLGTDKPMDVFGNHWVDHHMKIQAHWHELINNDDYVLIPGDISWAMNFDELAPDLEYLKDLPGKKILVRGNHDYWWSTVSKVRNYFGEGFFALQNDSILLPDGIAIAGTRGWVCPNDREFTEHDGKVYQREVQRLELSLQYTKRLNPNSIWVMLHYMPTNDKHERNEMIELLESYHVQKVVYGHLHSYGHDIRIEGTHWGIEFLLISCDYIKFIPKLLYK is encoded by the coding sequence TTGGCAATTTACGGTATTAGTGACTTACACTTATCATTAGGCACAGACAAGCCTATGGATGTTTTCGGAAACCACTGGGTAGATCATCATATGAAAATCCAGGCGCATTGGCACGAGCTTATTAATAATGATGATTACGTACTGATTCCTGGTGATATTTCGTGGGCTATGAACTTCGACGAATTAGCCCCTGATCTAGAATATCTCAAGGATCTACCGGGTAAGAAAATACTTGTACGCGGTAATCATGATTATTGGTGGAGTACCGTGAGCAAAGTCAGAAATTACTTTGGTGAGGGGTTTTTCGCTCTACAAAATGATAGTATTTTATTACCAGACGGGATTGCCATCGCTGGGACACGTGGTTGGGTATGCCCAAACGATAGAGAATTCACCGAACACGACGGCAAAGTATATCAGCGCGAAGTACAAAGGCTAGAGTTATCATTACAATATACGAAACGCTTAAACCCGAATTCAATCTGGGTAATGCTCCACTATATGCCTACAAACGACAAGCACGAACGAAATGAAATGATAGAATTATTAGAATCCTACCATGTGCAAAAGGTCGTCTATGGACATTTACATAGTTATGGTCATGACATAAGAATAGAAGGAACTCATTGGGGTATTGAATTCCTTCTTATTTCATGCGATTATATCAAGTTTATCCCTAAGCTTTTATACAAATAA